GGAGTACTGGGAGTgttggattttatgggtgggtcttgcagagttttaccgcttctcgtcgtgatggcattcacttccttgacattttgatcattagagtttgaagattgggccatgtgttggccttgaacattgaattttggttgggaaggaagtttgcctttttccggaatggccaaggattcagtcaattttgagaattgacatttcatttccttgatttcttccatcatttggcgattcaatttggattgttcctccatgaatgcatgaagagtattctcgagagaatttcgttgtggatgagcattgtaatgaggtgcagaatacgcctttgatggttgaacttgttgctcatttctccattggcctctagacgattgagcttggttggaatctctcaaactgaaatttgggtggtttctccaaccagggttgtacgtatgggagaatggcttgttatatgcccctaaggcattgcattgctcctcataaaccctcatttcattcaaagctaagtactccttagctaagtgctccgtccctccacaaacaaagcaaggttcttgcggttccgcttgagcgatcatgtgcgacttttgcccatttttcgtcattaagacctcaaactgctttttcaaagcttcgagttgggccttaatactatcctcttctcgaagttgatagatctcagatggtttgtgtcggttggtgctattagtagcacttggaccagtccaggtgtgagactttttttgcagtttcttcgagatattcaagagcatcgtctggctctttttcgaggaattcaccattgcatagcatttctacaaactggcgctcacgactcgtgaggccttcatagaagtaactgaccaagcgccagttctcatagccatggtgcgggcactgatttaacagatctttgaatctttcccagacttgatagaacgtttcattgtctttttgggagaatgtggaaatctgtcgttttagactgttggtcttatggctggggaagtgtttcagaaagaaagatttggtcatctcctcccatgttccgatcgacctaggtctcaaagagtacaaccagcttttggctttgtccttcaaggagaaagggaagaacttcagtcGCACAGCTTCAGCATTTTCGGCtcggttatagaacgtggctaccacctcctcgaattctctgatatgcacgtatgggctttcgttttccattccatgaaatttaggcaagagttgaatcataccaggtttaaagtctaatgcaggcatattaggagggaagataatgcatgaaggcgtggaagtgcgagtaggatggaggtagtcattgagagttcttggttggatttcgtcattgcgagccattgcgAATGGGTTATTATCAGcgaaagtttgtggagaagcaggatcggtggaaggagttccggtaggagtggcagatgaattggaagaagtatcactggaagtttcgtgatgattcatccacccTCGGGAATcagaattagatttattttatgtcttttttttatttttttattttttgattattattttttttttattgattttgattgattttttttttttgttaaacttgttcccaggtagatttggaggttttcgggtgatctccaacgccttactagaactccccgaggttactgagtaagtatggtggatcataagtcaaccttttcgaccaaacaacctttaagcaaagtgaaattgcttattttgacaaaacaagcttggttttcttacagtaataagttcaacaatgtaatagtgcaaaggtagatgctcgaaatgttcccaggcTGATTGGAAAGGTTTCCAAGGTACCGCTTTAGATCCACACTTGTctagacagaactccccgaggttcccaggtaagtgtggagggtaacgctatcacaaaccttatttaacaaccaatctttctagacagaacaatatcggtttctaccatttgtaatattacacaattgttcccaatactaaaagttttataattgaaatttttatgaacaattttatgcaattttatgattttttttttttttgaaaaacctaaattctaaggaaaactaaggcaaaggaaaagaaaaacctAAACTaagtaacaaaataataaaaaaaaaacacaaaacacaataaaataaagaaaataaaattaaagtgaAGAGAAAATAGCAagtttaatctattttttttcaaatatgtattacacaaaaaaaatagaatagaaattaagaaagaaaaatagagtaagaaaaaaaaaattatataaagatatatggtttttttttttaaaaaaacaaaaagagaagaaaaattgaaaaggaaacaaagaaatagaaataagaatatatatatattttttgtttttttctgtttttgctttttttttttttgtagtatttttttatagatatgtataaatatatatatgaatataaatatatatttttttaccgaaaaaaaaggataaaaaaaaagaaagaaaagaaaagatatatataaataaaggaatttttttttatgattgttttttttttctttttatttttgttataataataataattaattaaaaattagtaaataataaaaactatactaacacaatatttattcaaacaaaaacacaaataaagttactaatatttttgtaaaattttcactaaacctttgaaaattacctccccggcaacggtgccaaaatttgtttaaagcccaaaatgtgacaaccactaagcggtggttgtagtataatcgggcggtcgatccacaaggaggtaacctaaaatcaaaagattagtagaaaataacacaaaaagttagtaacaagaattaaataaaattgtaaatggaaagaggtttgagattttaattaaatttatattaatgtcatataaattttaaataaatattctattttaattaaataatttatttatttttgtttaaggctatgtttgttctagtttttgaatttgggagtgacaacaagagattatatattatatgtttaatgtaatattaaatattatacgtatattttaaatataagtttcttgttagtttttaaaaaaaaatcaatttgttatcaatttacagtagattatattatatgtttaatatgatattattctaataaataagtctaagtttaattaaattttatttaagttatataaagcgtatgattttattatttttaaataattattattgtaaaatatctaaaaaatatcatcatatcttaatttgtttaattatttattatttttaaataattatcattgtaaaatatctaaaaaatatcatattttaatttgtttaattatttattatttttaaataattatcattataaaatatctcaaaagtatcatattttaattttcttaattatttattttattttatttaagtttaagtgtttacaaactaccgttaaatataagaatattaagttaaagttaatattataaaaataaaaaaccgttaaatcaaagaattttcgttatctacataaAAGAGATATTTTAATTCTAGCTAATCttggattatatatatattttttgtgttataattgcatttatgtgtatgattttctttttatattttccTCATTTGTAATATACTTTTGCTTTTATTATTTTGGTTATGTTGACAGATAAATTCTTCAACAAAAATTAAGGAGAAATTGTCAATGTGTCTAATTAGAGTGTTAAattagacatatatatatataaataagtatTAACCTCATTtacaaaaaaatgaaattaaaatgaaagtcattaaataataaatttaaatatttcttgttTCTTTATAATCTTAATATATACAATATCttgagacaaaaaaaaaattaaatatttcttaataaaacaaataattaaagaaaaaataaaaatctaatactatctcaaatataaatttatgaaaaaTGGTTAAAAGAAATACAACAAATTTTCTTTtgtattatatatgatttttctAATAATTTTGTATAATATTGTTCTATAATTTTTAGAGATtagaaaaattaaatttaaataaaacaatagcTTTATTTCTACTAAAGATATAAAATAATAAAcgtttttagtaatttttttacttaaatataaatatataatttttttaaaatgtgaatTTACATATTTATGAGGTTTAAGTATAACTTTCTAAACAATTAACATAAAATTATGACACACATTATTAGAATTATGGCATGGTGGTATATGCAATTTAAATATTTGGCGCATATGCAACATATAATAGATGGCTTTGGTAATTAAATATATGCCTAATAACATTTAATTATAGTAATTAAGGATGTAATGACACCATTGAAGACATATAGGTTGTAGACTGATCGAAAATTGTTAATGTGCGATATGTTGCTTCGATTGGACGGTTGTACTAAAATCAAGGATTAGTCTTCACTTCATTCACTCCACAATTCATTATATAAAACAGTACTCTAAACTAGCTTAGGAAACTCTTGTAAGAGTAGGTTGTTTAGACCATCTCCAATTGATACGATGTTGTGCTAAATTTGGCCTAAAATATGTGTGAATGATATATTTTGCCCACTTTTTGTATTTGTGCTCTAATATACAAGATGCAAGCTagctaaaaaaaatcaatttaactattaatgtttattgaaaatatacaaaaataattaatttttttattaaaaaataaattaaaaattataaaattaataatttgtattaatgagTGGTAAAAAAGTAATTAAAATGTGATATTTATTGTGGGCCAAAGTTGGTCATGCTATATTCTGTGCCTAATTTGGCACAATTTTTAGCATGTGCTAAATTTGGCACATATTTTAGACCACTATTGGAgtctaattttataaaaattggctaaaaaaaattaatataaaccATTTTTATGGCACTCCATTGCAGATGAGTAAACAAATTTCATAAAAATCAGTATTTTTATTTTGGGAAATTTGCGGAAATAATACCTATATAGTTAGATTTTTTGCACTTAAATACCTATATAAATATTTTGGCTgcaataatgcctaccgttacTTATTTGGTGCAGATGTTGGTCCCTGGACTGTTAAGTCCTACGTGGCTATACCTGATTGAtccaattttatttaaatattaaaaaattatttaaaaataattttaaattaaaaaaaaatctaaaaattaaaaaaaaaaagtaaattttattttatttatctaaataataaatttaaactaatttttaatttttttaattatcaaaaaacttaattaaaaatcattttaaaaagtGATATTAAATTAAAcctaaaagtaaaaattaaaataaacatttagactttttttttaaaaaaaaaaaatctactctTCTTTGTTTCTccattcatcttcttcttcccgTAATCATAGACCTcatgttcttcttttcttctcctAATCTCAATACAACTCAAATACTAGACCATTGTcatcatattcttcttcttcatcttcgcTATTCAATCCAAACCAAAACCCAAACCCCACATTTCACTGATATTCTCAAAACCTAGATCCAGCGACCCCATGGACGGAGCACCCGGTTTCGTCTCCAGGTGGTCTTGATGTTAGACTCTCTTCTCCAAGCGGTCccgatcttcttcttcttcttagtaGCATTTGGCTCCATCCTCAATCGTCGACTTCGATCTCAACCCAGATCAGGTTGACCCCATGGACGGAGCACTCAGTCTCATCTCTAGGTGGTGTCGACTTCGAACTCTTCTCTAGGCAGTCTCGATCTTGTTCTTCTTCTTAGTAGTGCTTGGCTCCGTCCTCAGTCGACAACTTCAATCTTAACTCACAGACTCCGATTTGTTCCCAGCCAACTGACCCAGAGTTGTGATCTTAATCCCACTAACTTGTTTGTGGTTTGAAAAAAttgattgatttttatttttataattcttGGATTTAATAAAGAAAGAACAcactatatatattaaaatatatttatacgtTATTGGGTTTGGTCTAGTATTTGGGTAATTTTAACACAATAATATAGCTTTTGTTTGGTCTGATGTGGGACTTGGATTTTTTTtctcaataatttttttattttgctgTAATCTGGGGATTGATTTATATTAGACAACATGAAAAAGATATAAAGAAAATTTCATTCATAAAGATATAAAGGGTTGGATGAATTGTTTTTGTTCATGGGTAATTGGATTTTTGGGTTTagtttaattgatatttttttaataaagttttatgATAATTACAATATTAAGttagtttaaattaatttttctaaatgtatgaaagaaaatttaattatttttaaatatttttttatttttaattttaaatagttttttaatatttaaataaaattagacCAATCAGGTATAGCCACGTAGTTCTTTGGTCAAACTTAACGGCCAGGGACTAATGTTTGCACCAAATGAGTAGTGGTAAGCATTATTGCCGCTAAATTTTTTACAtaggtatttaagtgcaacaaatctAACTACATAGGTATTATTGTCGcaaatttttcatttatttatttattatgtcaTTCAGGGAAGACTAGGTTTTCAATAATAAACCAATTGCAtcgaaattaattatttaattatatataatgtcAAAGCCTagaaaaagacaaaaaaacaGTAGACTTTAATGCATTGATGAAATAATGAAAATCTTAGCGCAAGAGGAACATTTATAAATAGGTGATTTGTTTTCACAAATTCATCAAGAGACTAAGAAATTCAATATGGAGCAATTTATTACCACCATTTTATCCTTTCTTCTCTTCTTGTTAGTAATACTGAAAGTAGTAGCCAGAGAGAGATTCAATTCAACTCCAAAGTTACCTCCAGGGCCATGGAAACTTCCTGTCCTGGGAAATCTTCACAATCTTATTGGCTCTATATCACATCATAGACTAAGAGATTTGGCCAacaaatatggaccattgatgcATCTACAATTTGGTGAGCATTCTCATATAGTTGTTATTTCTTCACCTGAGATTGCACAAGAGATGATAAAAACTCACGATATTAACTTCTCTGGAAGGTCAAACCCCCATGCTACAAGTATACTTGAAACTATGGGTATCATCTTCGCTCCTTATGGAGACTATTGGAAAAAAGTTCGAAAAATTTGCTCTGAAGAATTGTTGAGGCCTAGCCGTGTTAAGTCATTCCGGTCAATCAGGGAAGAAGAGGTATCCAATCTAATCAGATATTTGTATTCAAATGCAGGAGTGTCCATTAATCTTAGTGAGAAGATATTTTCTATGACATATGCCATCACAGCTAGGGCAGCCTTTGGTAAAAAATGCAAAAACCAGAAGAACTTTATATCAGCTGTCAATGAAGGTCAAGAGTTTGTTGGAAGTTTTAGTCTCTGTGAGTTGTTTCCTTCTCACAAATGGCTTCAATGGATCTTCGGCATCACTTCTAAGCTTGAGGAAATTTTCCAAACTTCTGACAGAATTTTTGGAGACATTATCAAAGAATGTGAAGCAGAGATGGCTGCAATGAATGACAAGGGTGGTAAAGCAAGCAGTTTGTTAGGTGTTCTTTTGAATATTAAAGAAGATGGCGATCTTGAATTGCCCCTAAAGACTGAAAACATTAGAGACATTTTAACGGTTAGTTCATTTGTGTGTAGTATATTTGATTTCCTATCTTACATTATTGGATGGACTCTAAAACTAACTGCAAATTTTAGGACATTTTCGTTGCTGGGAGTGACACATCATCTATAACTCTAGAATGGGCAATGTTGGAGTTGATAAAAAATCCAAGAGTGATGAGAAAAGCACAAGCTGAGGTGAGACAAGTATTTGGAAGTAAAGAACAAGTCGATGAAACTGGTCTCCATGAGTTGAAGTTCTTAAGTTTAGTTATTAAAGAAACTTTAAGATTACATCCTCCTGCCCCATTTCTTATTCCAAGAGAAACTAAAGAAAGTTGTGCTTTGAATGGATACCATATACCTGCAAAAACTAAAGTCCTAGTCAATGCGTGGGCAATTGGAAGAGATCCAAGGTACTGGACTGAAGCTGAGAAATTTTACCCTGAGAGGTTCATTGATTCTGCAGTTGACTTCAAGGGGTCTAATTTTGAGCTCATCCCATTCGGTGTTGGTAGAAGGATTTGTCCTGGAATATCTTTTGCTATAGCAAATATTGAACTTCCTCTAGCTCAACTTTTGTACCATTTTGATTGGAAATTGCCTCATGGGATCAATCATGAAAATCTAGACATGACTGAGATATCTGGTTTGTTAGTGAAACGAAAAGAAGATCTACACTTGATTCCAGTTCCTCGTAGTTCTGTCCCTAGTTCATCATAATTTTCACTGCATGTGCCTctatatttatatgtttttaaTATCTCTTTAGTTGCTCAAATTGAAGAGACTAAATAAAGTGGTTCTTGATATTTAATATCTTTTCCCACAGTATAGTAGTTCTACCGCTACGTTGTTGTAATTGTTCCGAACCTCTTCGCTAATGTCCTCAGTTTGCATAATTCGAAGAGACTAAATAAAGAAGTATTTGATATTTATCTTATTCTAATATTCTATAATTTTTTCCAACAGATCACTAACTTATATTCTTATTGCAATTCAAGTTTGGAGATGTTTCAATCAAAAGTAAACTAGAAAACACTAGATCAGAAACAAGCTCTACAAAAAAAGAAGTATAGAGcagaaaaaggaaagaagaaatCGTAATCCCCAAATCATGCTACACAAAATTAAAATGGTTAGAATAGAATTCATTCACACAATCACAATGAGAAAAGCCTTTATATCTCTTCTACTTCAGATGAGCAACTAGTAGAATTATGACATAAACGAAAAACGTAACATAATGTTTAACAATCTAACTAAGCAATTAGAAACTTAAAACATAGAACTAGGCATGTCCACACAAGGAAACTTAAGACTACAGACATAATTTTGCGAACTCAAAAACTTGACACTTACAATACACAAACTACATTTCATGTGATTTTGCTACAGATAAATGACACAGTAAGTGGTAGGACTCAAGTACAAATCATCTTTTCTAGTGACTGTAAGACCAAATAACTCCATGTCCAATCTTCATGTTTCATTCCATTAGGAAGTTTCCAATCAAAGTGGTGTATGGAAACAGTGCAAGAAGAATTAAGCTCAGCATTGATGAGACCCTATGACATGCCTGGACATATTCTCCTTCCTGCACCGAATGGGATGAACTCAAAATTGTTGCCCTTGAAGTCGATAGAGCTATCAACAAATCTTTCTACCATAAAACTTTCAGGCTCAATCCAATATTTAGGATCTTTTCCAATTGCCCAAACATTTATCATTACGTTTTCCCTTGTAAGTAACAAAGTTGTGGATTTACCAAATGGATTTAAGGTATGATAAGGGTCTCGTTGATACAATAAAAATGATTTTAGAACCCTTGGAAAAAGATTATTAATTAGTAATAAGAATGTTGAACAGATCTATTGATGCTCTTGATTTTTCCAATTATATTCACTACAAAAAATCTAGCATATACCGAGAACACTATACCGAGAACACGTTCTCGGTATAGACAATTCAGAACCGCGCCATATCTACGGGGTTTTTTTGTCATTTTAGTCGATGTACCGAGGACGCTATactgagaacatgttctcggtatagggtctaTATATGCTTCGTCTTCCCCAAACAGGAGCTCATTTCTCTGAAacgaaaaaaaaaaaccctatgtTTTTCTCCGccatttttttccctttttctgGATTTCAGCCCCCAAAAGCTTGGTTTTTGTTAAATCTTCCCTTCCAAAGAAGATTTAGTCAGCAATAAGGTCTATTAAGGtatgcatttatatatatttcatttttatttgtgtataaatttatcaaattttttttttctgttttggtCTTGTCTAATgggttttttctttgttttttttttttctttgttttttttttttcaggtgtTGCATTATTCACAAGTGGTTTTATAGGTATCACAaattttctttataattttttggttttttatattttttgcataaatatatttggggttttatgtatagtttgtttaatattgttaatatattgttatttgtcatattatatatataattttttattatgtatttaaaataggtAAGAATAATAATTAGTAATGAAAATTAGTTAAAAGTTTAGTGATATCAATTTAGAGTAAATAATGTTGTGTAGTATTttagtaaaatacatatatagcTTTAGGATTTAGTTAGTGTAATCATATGGATAAATAAGTAATTTATTAGtatgtgttacacccagatttcgagctctgagaattgtgatctcgaaagctagattcgtcaggtgtgagctcgcaatatttAGAATACGTGTCCGCAGCCTAGGCACCGAGTCTTCACAATGGTGTCAACCTCGAAGAAaggtaacctcgaagttcttataagctcgaaagacagacatcggaaGGCGTCAGTTTTCGGGGGTGACCTCGAATTAATTGGCCCGAGCTTgggcatgagtgtgagctcggggAAAGGCAGCCTCGGTGATATTCACCCTTTCTGAGTTGATCTTGAGAAAACAAGGAAACTCGTACTTCATTCAGAGACTTAGACGGGCATGATGTCGATCGCTGATCTCGAATTGCTTATTAGATCACTTGAAGAGAcccagtccatgcattcaagaaatattgttgttgtaacttccctataataaagggatatttattagtcagttacACGCCcactgatcttcaggggacgtttccttgtatataggagttacaggctttaaagccattaagtttattaatgtaaaagataacttcccagaaacgtgtgggaaagtatcctgagacttcctctataaatagagaagtcctgtaccCTTGAAAAGGACCCGAAAttttgtaatcttgagagaaactctggagaattcattcttgaagaatttccagaaatcatcttaagtcctaataacaaagactcgtggactaggcagagttaactgctgaaccacataaaaaatcttgtttgtgttattatatttttctggccataactaattattgtttacgtgctctatattcactgttgacaaaaaacggcgtcaacagtttgttgctttcattgagagccttaagcattcagtccctgaacaagttatggctgcaaacgatcaaaacattcttgaagaaaactatccgagatgccctgggaaacagccaatggtaaacccggatgctgaagagagaagcgagtcctccgattctcggggaccactcGCACCTCCAAGgaatgaggatatgtactacaatcctgagcagtacgttcccattgtggaacttgaaaaccggcagctgaaacagcagttggcagaagccaacaagcggaatgagagTTGGCTAGGATAGACGCAGAGGCTCAGGcagctcagcccccgcctccgcgtgaaaaccaagcccctcctccgagggacgtgcatgttcctccccgcaggtctcgtgggcgtccacgaaaatatgttgccacaagaaggccggaacaACCTCTGGCACTAgtagagccatccgctccctcgagaccccagagaagtacccgagctagggctccggttaatCCACCTACGGAGGTACcagcgggaactgagaacaactgaGGCCCTACACAGGCTCTGACTCAAGTCCCTGGAAACACACAGAATGCAACCGACCCATCTTGGGCAAACTCCGGATCGTCTAGgccacgaaatgggtggcagacaccgtcacccatacgattccctccatcgcctataagatatccttcacctcctcgcaggaatgctcaaccagtttgagatgatgaggaaagacgtgcggggaggagacaagggaACAGGGAAGCTTTCCAAGAGAGGAGAGGCGccctatctgaaaaaagtcaaacgtctcagtctcgcactgcagaaactaggcggcatgaaagaaacctatctcgaaataatcatgcgacaagtcttactagtgacgactctagagataccagatcagtcagtatgcatGATCGAGGTTGAAAGAATACTAggagccgcaggaatcgctcggacctacgggaacacttgaatcagaatcggggtaatgttaacctgacaaacccggacctgagggatcgcttaaataggcgtaaagaccccctgcggaggcgcaaacctggaattgtgatcgacgacaaccaatttcaagcaagacccctcgcggacccggtccaggaaagaattgatcaattggaaaaggccttcaggcttttgaaaaatgagcaaggtcagggtcgatatgaagattctgacgaggagcttgaaccatttgctccccatatttccaatactctgtttcctcaaggattttggATCCTTCACGTCCCAACGTTTAAGGGAAATTCCGACCCGTATAGCtatttgagtacattcaataccataatgagagcaagtaacgtgggttacgagctcagatgcatgttatttccagcatcgctgacAGGACCaaccaaaagttggttcgaaaaatatagaagacattcaataacttcttgggatcagttgtctaaagacttcaagaagcagttcagagccatgatgggggttagacctgaggcatcaactctgactaacgttcggcagcagccaagtgagacattgaaaagttactttacaaggtttaacttggaagttgcccgagctcaaaatgtggatgacagcggtcatctaatggctgtccaagctggagtaatgccagggagtgctctctgggacgacatgcagagaaaaccggtgaggtccctaaccgagtttaacaaatgagcacagaggtttgtcaatgtagaggaagcgaggtcgacacttaatgtgactacccagcccataactacaacgataaacgtaaactctgcctcaacctcgacgGACCCACCAGCTTTAAATCCTGCTGCGAAAAACCattccaaaagaaaaaagaacgaagggagtaaccccgaggccgagggaggaaagaaaaagaagggggagagatatttctccgtgtacagagtgtacaccgagcacaacgagtctcaggagaacatatacgtggctaatgaaaaccaggtccccttcaggcgtccagacctaatgagaaatcaaaagtccaacagggactccagcaaatattgtcgatttcacagagacaccgggcatactactaatgaatgtcgacagttaaaagacgagatcgaaggattgttcttgagaggttatttcagacaatatgtcaaaaaccagaatactaatcaggCGTCTACGGGCCAGAAGGCAACCGCGCCACATcctgcacaaaacaacaattcccgagctagggaagaagataggccccctccaattgatggagaagacgtgataaccatctcgggagggcctcatcctgcatgg
The Humulus lupulus chromosome 6, drHumLupu1.1, whole genome shotgun sequence DNA segment above includes these coding regions:
- the LOC133783245 gene encoding desmethyl-deoxy-podophyllotoxin synthase-like, yielding MEQFITTILSFLLFLLVILKVVARERFNSTPKLPPGPWKLPVLGNLHNLIGSISHHRLRDLANKYGPLMHLQFGEHSHIVVISSPEIAQEMIKTHDINFSGRSNPHATSILETMGIIFAPYGDYWKKVRKICSEELLRPSRVKSFRSIREEEVSNLIRYLYSNAGVSINLSEKIFSMTYAITARAAFGKKCKNQKNFISAVNEGQEFVGSFSLCELFPSHKWLQWIFGITSKLEEIFQTSDRIFGDIIKECEAEMAAMNDKGGKASSLLGVLLNIKEDGDLELPLKTENIRDILTDIFVAGSDTSSITLEWAMLELIKNPRVMRKAQAEVRQVFGSKEQVDETGLHELKFLSLVIKETLRLHPPAPFLIPRETKESCALNGYHIPAKTKVLVNAWAIGRDPRYWTEAEKFYPERFIDSAVDFKGSNFELIPFGVGRRICPGISFAIANIELPLAQLLYHFDWKLPHGINHENLDMTEISGLLVKRKEDLHLIPVPRSSVPSSS